CGCTTCTTGGAGTGCTTGTAGAAGGTGTCCAGATCCTTCAGCTCCAGGTCGGCCTCGCCGCTCTTGCGGGCCTCCACCATGTAGGCCACCAGCATGCCGAACTGGGTACCCCAGTCGCCCACGTGGTTCTGGCGCACTACGTCGTGGCCGATGAAGCTGTTCACCCGTACCAGCGCGTCGCCGATGATGCCGCCGCGCAGGTGGCCGATGTGCATTTCCTTGGCCAGGTTCACCGAGGAGTACTCCACCATCACCTTCTGCGGTGCCACCTTGGCGATGCCCAGCGCCTCGTCGGCCAGTGCGGCCTCGACGCGGGTGGCAAGGAAGGCCGGGTCAAGATGGATGTTGATGAAGCCGGGGCCGGCGATTTCCACCTTGTTGGCGATGCCGGCCAGGTCCAGCTTGGCGATCACCTGCTCGGCCAGCACGCGCGGGTTCATTTTCAGAGCCTTGGCCGCGCCCATCACGCCGTTGGCCTGATAGTCGCCGAATTCCGGCTTGGAAGCGGGTTGCACCACGGCCGGGGCGTCCGGCGCACCGGCGGCGGCCAGGGCGGCGACGACGCGGTCGTTGATCAGTTGCTGGATGGTCATGCGGGCCTCTGGAAATCAAAACCGGACGCGATGGCGTCCGGTGTAAATGCAATGCAGCAATTTTACGGCCAAAGCAGGCTTGCGGCCAACCTTGAATGTTGGCCGCAAGCTGCCGGCTGTTTTACAGCAGGCGCGCCAGCAGCGCCTTTTCCATGCCGGCCATGTCCGGAATCCGTACCTTGAAGCCGTTGCCGGAAGCCACCTCGATGGCGGCGCCGTCGCGGGTCATCTGGCCCAGTTCCACGATGCGGTTGCCGCTGGGGTGGATGATTTCCAGCTTGTCGCCCACCGCGAAGCGGTTCTTCACGTCGATCAGCGCCCAGCCGTCGGCGTCCACTTCCATCACGTCGCCCACGTACTGGCTCTGCTTGGCCTTGGAGTGGCCGCTGAGGTAGTTCTGGTAGTCCTGGCTCTGGTGGCGTTCCAGGAAACCCGGGGTGTAGCCGCGGTTGGCCAGGCCATCCAGCTCGGCCAGCAGGCCGAGGTCGAACGGACGGCCGGCCACGGCGTCGTCGATGGCCTTGCGGTATACCTGGGCGGTACGCGCCACGTAGTACAGGCTTTTGGTACGGCCTTCCACTTTCAGCGAATCCACGCCGATCTTCACCAGCTTTTCCACCTGCTCCACGGCACGCAGGTCCTTGGAGTTCATGATGTAGGTGCCGTGCTCGTCTTCCATGATCGGCATCAGTTCGCCCGGGCGGTTGCCCTCTTCGATCAGGTACACCTTGTCGGCCAGCGGGTGGCGCTGCTGGCTGCCGCAGGAGGAGAAGCCCTGGTTGGCGTCTTCCAGTGCCTTGCCGAAGTCGAAGTCGATCTTCTGCGGCTTGACGTCGCCGGCATCGTCACCCTGGGTGTCGTGCACCTTGTAGTCCCAGCGGCAGGCGTTGGTACAGGTGCCCTGGTTGGGGTCGCGGTGGTTGAAGTAGCCGGACAGCAGGCAGCGGCCGGAGTAGGCAATGCACAGCGCGCCGTGCACGAACACTTCCAGCTCCATGTCCGGGCATTCCTGGCGGATCTCGGCGATCTCGTCCAGGCTCAGCTCGCGCGACAGGATGATGCGGCTCACGCCCAGCTTCTGCCAGAACTTCACCCCCATGTAGTTGGTGGTGTTGGCCTGCACCGACAGGTGAATCGGTACCTCCGGCCATTTCTCGCGCACCATCATGATCAGGCCGGGGTCGGCCATGATCAGCGCGTCCGGCTTCATGGCGATCACCGGCTCCATGTCGGCGAGGTAGGTCTTGATCTTGCTGTTGTGCGGCAGCAGGTTACTGGCCACGAAGAACTGCTTGCCGCGCGCGTGCGCTTCCTCGATGCCGGTACGCAGCTCTTCCAGCTTGAATTCGTTGTTGCGCGCACGCAGGCTGTAGCGCGGCTGGCCGGCGTAGACGGCATCGGCGCCAAAGTCGTAGGCGGCGCGCATCTTGTCCAGCGAGCCGGCAGGCAGCAGAAGTTCCGGGGCTTTCATCGGTGGGTGGTCTTTCGCGTATTCAGTGGGTGAGGCAGGACAGCGGCAGCGGCGCCAGGTCGGGCTCGACAAAGCGGCGGCGGGCGTTGTCGTCCTGCAGTTTCTGTTCGGAATAATAGTGGCCGATCAGCGCCTGCGCATCGTGCAGCAGGTCGTGGTTGGCGGCCAGGAAGGCAGGCCAGTCCGCCACCTGCGCCGGCGCTTGTTCCAGCCGGCTGTAGATGATGGTGATGAAGGCCAGCGTCAGCGTGTGGTGATACTTGTGTGGCGCGCCCTTGGCCATGGCAAAGCGCGACAGCGCTCGCGCGCAGCGCGCCGCCGCCTCGCGGGCGGTGTAGCTGCGGCGATAGGCCCAGGCCGCCCGCAGGTGGGCCTGGTGGTCGAACTGTTCGGCAGGCAGCGCGTGACTCTCCAGCTCGCGCAGGAATGCCTGATGCTCCATGATGTCTCCGGGTACAAGACGCAAAACATAAAAGGCCCCGGTAGGGAGCCTTTTATCAAGATTTTGTTGCGGTGCGATTATGCTCGCCGCCCGGTGGAGCGTCAAGGTTGGCCGCAGTCGGCAATGCGACATTAAACCGCTGTTTTTTCTACCATAAATCCCCTTCAGCGCCGCGGGCCTTTCAGCAACGCGGCCAGCCCCAGGAACTGCATGACCACGCCCACCACCATGCACAGGCTGGAGAACAGCTCCACCAGCGCGGAGCCGCCGGCGCCCTGCCGGCTGGCGCTGGCCAGCATGAACAACAGGGTGCCGGCCACGATCACGGCAATGGCCAGGCGGCGGTTGGCCTTCATTTTTTCAAACAGTGCTTGCATCGGCTTGCTTCTCCCGGGCTTCGCGGCACACCGCGAAGTCCTGCAACATGGTCAGTTCGAAGGCGCTGAAACCGGCATCCAGCCGCGCCTCCAGGTTATAGGCACCGCGCAGCTCGCCCACGTGGTAGTCGCGCAGCAGCTGGCGGAAGGTGTCCAGCGGGTCCAGGCCGCGCGCATCGCACAGCATGGTGAACCAGTAATTGCCCACCCGCACATGACCGATCTCGTCGCGCAGCACGATGTCCAGCACCGCCACGGTGTCCACGTCGCCCATGCTGCGCAGCTTGTGCTGGATCGGTGGCGTGGCATCCAGCCCGCGCGCTTCCATTACCCGCGGCACCAGCGCCATGCGCACCAGCACATCGTGATCGGTCTTTTGCGCCATTTCCCACAGCGAGTTGTGGGCAGGGAAGTCGCCGTAGTCGTAGCCCAGCACCTGCAGGCGCTGGCGCAGCAGCTGGAAGTGCCCGGCCTCCTCGGCGGCGATGCGCAGCCAGTCGTCCACGTAGGCGTGCGGCATGTCGCGAAAGCGCCAGGCGGCATCCAGCGCCAGGTTGATGGCGTTGAACTCGATATGGGCGATGGCGTGGATCAGCGCGGCGTGGCCTTCGCGCGTGCCGACGCCACGACGCGACACCTCGGCAGGCGCCACCAGGGTTGGCCGCAACGGGCGGCCGGGCGCCGGCACCGGGTACAGCGGCGCCGCGGCATCGCGCGGCAGCGATTGCCAGCGCGCGTACAGCGCCTGCACCGCCGCCGGCTTGTCATCGATATCCGCCGCCAGCAACAGCTGTTCGATGGCGGGGTACAGTGAAACGTCTGGCTTCATGGGCCGGCATTGTACTGTGCTGCCGCGCCGTGGCCCAGCGCCCGGCAATGCTTGCGAAATGTCAGTTGCCTGCAGCCAAGCGTGAGGCATAATTCAGGCACCATGGACCCGAGGAGAACATCATGCTGTTCAATACCAGCCTGCTGGGCGAGGTGGATGTAGACGAACACAGCATCATCACCTTTGCCGAAGGCTTGCCGGCATTCGAGCACTGCAAGCGCTTCAAGCTGTTTCACGACGCCGGCTGCGAAAGCCCGCGCGTGCACTGGCTACAGTCGCTGGACGACCCGGACGTGCTGTTCAGCGTGACCGACCCGGGCAATCTGCGCATCCGCTACGAAGTGCAGCTGAATGACGCCGAAGTGGCCGCACTGCAGCTTGCCCGCCCGGAAGACGTGGGCGTGCTGCTGATCATCTATCGCGAAGACGAGGAAGATCGCAAGCAGCCAC
This Vogesella sp. LIG4 DNA region includes the following protein-coding sequences:
- a CDS encoding ferritin-like domain-containing protein, producing MKPDVSLYPAIEQLLLAADIDDKPAAVQALYARWQSLPRDAAAPLYPVPAPGRPLRPTLVAPAEVSRRGVGTREGHAALIHAIAHIEFNAINLALDAAWRFRDMPHAYVDDWLRIAAEEAGHFQLLRQRLQVLGYDYGDFPAHNSLWEMAQKTDHDVLVRMALVPRVMEARGLDATPPIQHKLRSMGDVDTVAVLDIVLRDEIGHVRVGNYWFTMLCDARGLDPLDTFRQLLRDYHVGELRGAYNLEARLDAGFSAFELTMLQDFAVCREAREKQADASTV
- the fliW gene encoding flagellar assembly protein FliW; translated protein: MLFNTSLLGEVDVDEHSIITFAEGLPAFEHCKRFKLFHDAGCESPRVHWLQSLDDPDVLFSVTDPGNLRIRYEVQLNDAEVAALQLARPEDVGVLLIIYREDEEDRKQPLLSHLRANVRNPLIINFANQRGLQKGNLDCDIVFHNRVD
- the yegQ gene encoding tRNA 5-hydroxyuridine modification protein YegQ, giving the protein MKAPELLLPAGSLDKMRAAYDFGADAVYAGQPRYSLRARNNEFKLEELRTGIEEAHARGKQFFVASNLLPHNSKIKTYLADMEPVIAMKPDALIMADPGLIMMVREKWPEVPIHLSVQANTTNYMGVKFWQKLGVSRIILSRELSLDEIAEIRQECPDMELEVFVHGALCIAYSGRCLLSGYFNHRDPNQGTCTNACRWDYKVHDTQGDDAGDVKPQKIDFDFGKALEDANQGFSSCGSQQRHPLADKVYLIEEGNRPGELMPIMEDEHGTYIMNSKDLRAVEQVEKLVKIGVDSLKVEGRTKSLYYVARTAQVYRKAIDDAVAGRPFDLGLLAELDGLANRGYTPGFLERHQSQDYQNYLSGHSKAKQSQYVGDVMEVDADGWALIDVKNRFAVGDKLEIIHPSGNRIVELGQMTRDGAAIEVASGNGFKVRIPDMAGMEKALLARLL